The window CAGACGACGGGTTTTATCGCCTTCATCGTAAGACGAATCGACATACCCTTCAACCTCGTTCAGTACCGCCTTAACACCCGCTGATGCAGAGCTGATATCTTCAACCACCAGCGTCAGCGAAGCGGATTTGATGATCAGGCGACCATCCACCGGCGCTTGCGCCTGCTCAGCTGCGTCATAGCTAATATGCTGATTCATCGGAGCAGCGCAGGCCGACAACAGAAAAACGAAAACAAGCAGAGGGAGTTTAAAAAACAGATCCGGATATTTCATAGAGTCCTTTACGAATAACGGAGAAAGAATATTAAGGGGCCGGGCTGCTGACCACCGGATAGGCTAACTCACCCCAGTCCTGATGCTGAGCTTCCAGCATTATATCGACAAACACCGGCACCAGCGTCTGCAGAAGATTGGCGCCGTCGATTACCTGCTCGCGGTTAACCCGGCTTTTATAAGTCGCACCGCCACGCACCACCTGATTATGCAGAACGAATAATCGGTCGAGTACGATGGTGAGTAATTCGGGGACTTTTTTGCGGCTTAAGCAATTCAGCGCGGCAACAGAGGATTCATCAAAGGCTTTACGCCAGTCGTCGTTACCGGCGCGCTGGCTGACCCAGAACGGTGCAAACACAAAAGGATTTTTCAGCAGGGCTTTAACCGGCCCGGAATACTGATGCCAAAGGCAATGGTAGATTTTATTGTGCTGATCAAAACTGACCAGCTGCTGCACAAAACGCTGTACCGCGTACTGATCTTCCAGCGGCTGACCGCCAACATCCACCGAACAACAGGCACTGAAGGCAATCCAGCCACTGATAAAACGCAGATCATCATCGTCCTGTTGTGCCTGTGCCGCCTGCAACCAGCTTAATGCCCGGTGCAGACGGGTCGAATGCAGCTCATTCAACAGATCGCGCTGCGCACGCAGACGTTCTTTTAAAACGTCTGCATTCATGGCGCCCGGCTCTGTGACTGAAACAGTCATCGCTTTGTTAAACCCTGCTCAGCCGCAGCAGTTCTCATGACCATCCGGAAAATCGATGGCCATATAGATAGAGCTTTGCGGGAATTCGGCCGGATAAGCCATATAAAAATGCGTGTTTTCATCGGTTGGCCACCAGCACGAAGCTGCACGGGGTACATCGGCCAGAGTGATACGCTCAATGCAGTATTGCAGGTTCAGGCCCTGGGTTTCCGGGAAAATCTCAGCAAAGTCCGCTGGAAAACCGTCTTCAACGGTGTTCAGTTTGTCTTCGATTTTCAGTTCACGCAGTTTCTTTTCCCATTCCGGGTCCTGGCTGCATTCAACAAAAAAATCGGCCAGATAGCGGCTGTGGAATTTTTTAGTGATACGACGGTTAGACATATTCTGTTCCTGTTATTTGTGTGTGCGTTCTGTCAAAGCGGCAGAACGCAGAATCGGTTGCGCTTGTGTTACCAGGGCAGCGACTGGCCATTGGAATGCCAGAAACCGCCGGTATTAGACAAATTCAGTTCATCAATACGGGCTGCCAGACCTTCTGCCGCCTGTGCCGGGGTGATGTCACCATTAAAGCCGACCATACGGGTCTGAACAAACCCCGGATGCAGTTGTGCCACGGCAATGCCGCGCGGCTCCAGATCTACGGCCAGCGATTTGCCAAAAGCGTTGAGTGCAGCTTTGGAAGCACGGTAACCGTAATAGCTGCCGGAGGTGTTATCAGCGATGGAACCCATACGACTGGTGATGTTGGCAATTTTGCTGCCTTCACCCATAAATGGCAGTAAAGCGCAGGTCAGTTTCAGCGGCACGATAGCATTAATATCCAGCTGTTGCTGAATGGTATCGAAATTCATTTCTTCCAGAGTTTCGTTACAGAACAGGCCGGCATTATTGATCAGAATATCCAGCTCGCCCTCCAGTAATTGTTCAAGAATACTGGTGACCGCAAAAATGCTTTCATCGTTGGTCAGATCGATACCACTGATGACCTGATCGGCAAGATCTTCCAGTTCATCACTGGTTTCACGGCAAATACCGGTAACCGAATCCCCGCGGGCGGCATACAACTTCGCCAGTTCCAGACCAATACCCCGGTTTGCACCGGTAATTACTACATTTGCCATCAGGGCCTCCTGGTTTTAGGTGTTCGTTCGCGGTTAACAGGCGGCAATACTACCCTGTTTTGCCCCCTGTTCACACCAACGCCAGCAATACGGAGTGTCCTGTTTACCTCTCTGCCCGGACGACAGAATACACACCTGCTGAAAATATCCGGCACATAAAGATAACGGTATAAAATATCAGCGGGTCAGCGTCTTTTTATCGGCAAAACTGACAGTCCGCCCCTGCAACCGGCTGTTTACAATATAAGCCTGCCCCTTACGGCCAAACTGCTGCAGCCAACGATCAAAACGTGGCGAAACCCGCGCCAGCATGTCGGCCAGACGTAAAAACGGAAACTGCAGCAATGGCAACAGCCCCAGCAACGGAGTACGCGGTAAATCCAGCGCGCGGCGAATATCAGAGGGAATAAAAAATGTCGCGTAACTGCGGTGAAACCAGTAAACAAAATGCTGATAAAAACGGCTGCCCGGCACCTGGCGGAAACTTTCCAGATAAGACGCCGCCAGCTGGCGACTGTCGGCATCCGGGTTTACCCGGCTGCCGGTGGCAATGATGTACAGCCAGTCGACACCCTGCTGACGGTTTTGTGGTAGCAACTCGATATCATCGCCCATCAGATACGCCACATAGCGCCACAGGTGCAGTACGGCTTCCAGATCACGGTTACTGAACCGCCAGCCGAGCATGCTCAGGCCGGTCATCATCATCATGGAAAACGCCACATTGGTGGCCAGTGCATCACCCTGATTAATCGGCAGGCCCCACTCGTCGCTGTTCCAGTCCGGGTGTTGCAGTAAACGCCGGCGTACCAGTGCATGCATAACGCGCACATGCACGGCAGCACTGTAACCGGGCGCACCACGTTCCAGTCCGCCCGGCGTGGTGACATCAAACCAGAACGAGGTGGTTTCCGACACGCGGTCAAACGAGCTGTTGCCACTCAGGGCACCGGTAAAGGCCAGGGGTTTGGAAATATCGCTGTTGGCATAACCGCCCAGTAAGGAGAAATCCCCCAGCGCGTACATAGCAAATCGGCCGCAGCGGTGAATGACGGCACAGGCATGGCTCAGCTTGTCAGCGTCCAGCCAGTCGGGTGTTTGCTCGGCCTGCTGCAGCAGCGCTTTCAGCGCGGGGGTACGGTCATCGAGAATATGACTGCCATCGTGAATGGCTTTCTTCAGCAACTGCTGCGGATGAATGCCTGCGGCACGCAGCTCGGGATTGGCAAAAAGCTCAGCGGCGACGGCATCCCCCAACTCATCACTGCGGTAATAGCTGGCAGCAACAGCATCGGTCAGCTCTGCCGGGGGATTTGGTTTCTTCCCCATCAGCAGCTTCAGCCCCCAGGCAATTTTGCGGGATCGTCCCCGGCCCTGCTCTGCCAGATAAACAAAGCGCGGGGGATGTTGCGGGTGCGGTTGCTCGGACATAACAGTCTCTCTGCTGCGGTGATTAAATGATCACCGCAGTATTTCAGAAAGCCGGAAAACTGAACAATGACAGATCGGCCGATCTGTCAGGGAAGCAGCTGCACCCGGTGTCAGGGAGCCGTTGCCGATGCGCAGTTAGTGCCCGCTGCGGTTTCACAGTATTTCAGCAGGACATTTTCACCATTACCATCCC of the Thalassolituus hydrocarboniclasticus genome contains:
- a CDS encoding SDR family oxidoreductase, with the protein product MANVVITGANRGIGLELAKLYAARGDSVTGICRETSDELEDLADQVISGIDLTNDESIFAVTSILEQLLEGELDILINNAGLFCNETLEEMNFDTIQQQLDINAIVPLKLTCALLPFMGEGSKIANITSRMGSIADNTSGSYYGYRASKAALNAFGKSLAVDLEPRGIAVAQLHPGFVQTRMVGFNGDITPAQAAEGLAARIDELNLSNTGGFWHSNGQSLPW
- a CDS encoding oxygenase MpaB family protein — its product is MSEQPHPQHPPRFVYLAEQGRGRSRKIAWGLKLLMGKKPNPPAELTDAVAASYYRSDELGDAVAAELFANPELRAAGIHPQQLLKKAIHDGSHILDDRTPALKALLQQAEQTPDWLDADKLSHACAVIHRCGRFAMYALGDFSLLGGYANSDISKPLAFTGALSGNSSFDRVSETTSFWFDVTTPGGLERGAPGYSAAVHVRVMHALVRRRLLQHPDWNSDEWGLPINQGDALATNVAFSMMMMTGLSMLGWRFSNRDLEAVLHLWRYVAYLMGDDIELLPQNRQQGVDWLYIIATGSRVNPDADSRQLAASYLESFRQVPGSRFYQHFVYWFHRSYATFFIPSDIRRALDLPRTPLLGLLPLLQFPFLRLADMLARVSPRFDRWLQQFGRKGQAYIVNSRLQGRTVSFADKKTLTR